A window of Pectobacterium carotovorum genomic DNA:
TATCGTGGCGCAAGAACTTAGCCGTGCAGCCGATGCGGCGGAGGAAAACGGTGATGAGTTTCACTGGCACCGTAACGTATTTGCGCCACTGAAATATTCCGTGGCTGAAATTTTTGACAGTATCGATCTGTCACAGCGCGTGATGGATGAGCAACAGCAGGGCGTTAAAGACGATATCGCCGCGCTGTTAAATCAGGACTGGCGAGCGGCGATCAGTAGCTGTGAGCAACTGCTAACGGAAACGTCATCGACGTTGCGTGAGCTGCAGGATACGCTTGAAGCTGCCGGAGACAAATTACAGACGAGTCTGTTGAGCATTCAGGATGCGATTATGAATAACCCGCATAATCTGGAGTTTGTCGACAAACTGGTGTTTGACCTGCAAAACAAACTCGATCGCATTGTGAGCTGGGGGCAGCAGACGATAGATTTGTGGATTGGTTACGACCGTCACGTACATAAGTTCATCCGTACCGCGATTGATATGGATAAAAACCGCGTCTTTGCCCAGCGGTTGCGTCAGTCGGTGCAGAGCTATTTCGATAGCCCTTGGGCGCTGACGTTCGCCAACGCCGATCGTCTACTCGATATGCGTGATGAAGAACTGACGCTGCGTAGTGAAGAAGTCACCGGTGAACTGCCGCCGGAGCTGGAATACGAAGAGTTTAGTGAAATGCGCGAGCAGCTGATCGCGCTGGTCGAGCAGGCATTGCATAAATATAAAGCGCAACAGATTCCGCTGGATTTGAGTGAAGTGATGCGAGAGTACCTCACGCAGCATCCTCGCTCGCGGCATTTTGATGTTGCCCGAATCGTGGTCGACCAGGCTGTACGTCTGGGCGTAGCCGAAACAGATTTCACCGGATTGCCTGCATTGTGGCAGGCAATCAATGATTACGGAGCCAAGGTGCAGGCCCATGTCATCGACAAATATTGAACAATTTATGCCAGTGAAGCTGGCAACAGCGTTATCGAATAATCTCTTTCCTGCGCTGGACAGCCAATTGCGTGCCGGGCGTCATGTTGGCATTGAAGAACTGGAAAACCACGTATTTTTGATGGATTTTCAGGACGTGCTGGAGGAGTTCTACAGCCGTTATAACGTGGAGCTGATTCGTGCGCCGGAAGGGTTTTTCTATCTGCGTCCGCGCTCTACCACGCTGATCCCGCGCTCGGTGCTGTCTGAGCTGGATATGATGGTAGGGAAAATTCTCTGCTATCTCTATCTGAGCCCAGAGCGTTTGGCGCACGAAGGCATTTTCAGCCAGCAGGAACTGTATGAAGAGCTGCTGAGCCTGGCGGATGAAAGCAAACTGCTGAAGCTGGTTAACCAGCGCTCCACCGGTTCCGATCTGGATCGCCAAAAATTGCAGGAAAAAGTCAGAACCTCACTTAACCGCTTACGTCGGTTAGGTATGATCTACTTTATGGGCAATGACAGCAGCAAATTCAGAATTACTGAATCGGTGTTCCGCTTCGGAGCGGATGTGCGCAGCGGCGATGATGCCCGCGAAGCACAGCTACGCATGATTCGCGATGGTGAAGCGATGCCTGTTGAAGGTAGTTTGTCGCTGAAAGATGACAGCGACGATAACGATCGCACCGATGATACCGCGCCAGAAACGGGCGAGGATGAATAAGAGACTATCCCATTCCTACTGGGGCAGGCTTTAAGTGTTGAGGATGAACAGGAATGATTGAACGCGGTAAATTTCGCTCACTAACGCTGGTCAACTGGAACGGCTTTTTCGCCCGCACCTTCGATCTGGATGAACTGGTTACCACGCTATCCGGTGGTAACGGTGCTGGGAAATCCACCACGATGGCCGCCTTTATTACGGCGCTGATCCCTGACCTGACGCTGCTGCACTTTAGAAACACCACCGAAGCGGGGGCCACCAGCGGCTCACGCGATAAAGGGCTACACGGTAAATTACGCGCGGGTGTCTGTTACTCCACGCTCGATGTCGTTAATTCACGTCATCAGCGCGTGCTGGTTGGGGTTCGTCTCCAGCAGGTTGCAGGGCGCGACCGTAAAGTTGATATCAAGCCTTTCACCATTCAGGGATTACCGACGGCGATACAGCCGACGCAAATTCTGACGCAGGTGGTCGGCGATCGTCAGGCGCGAGTGCTCTCCTTGCAGGAGCTGAAAGAACGCGTTGAGGAGATGGAAGGTGTTCAGTTCAAGCAATTCAACTCCATCACCGATTATCATTCACTGATGTTTGATTTGGGCGTCGTGCCGCGCCGCCTGCGTTCTGCTTCCGATCGTAGCAAGTTCTATCGTTTGATCGAAGCCTCGCTGTACGGTGGTATCTCCAGCGCCATTACTCGCTCGCTGCGTGACTATTTGCTGCCGGAAAATAGCGGCGTGCGTAAAGCGTTTCAGGATATGGAAGCGGCGCTGCGTGAAAACCGCATGACGCTGGAGGCGATCCGTGTTACCCAGTCCGATCGCGATCTGTTTAAGCACCTGATCTCTGAAGCGACATCCTATGTTGCCGCTGACTACATGCGGCATGCCAATGAGCGCCGTATTCATCTGGATGGGGCGTTGGAACTGCGTCGTGACTTGTTCTCCAGCCGTAAGCAACTGTCGACTGAGCAATATCGTCATGTAGAAATGGCGCGGGAGCTGGCGGAGCAGAGCGGTGCCGAAGGCGATCTGGAAACAGATTATCAGGCGGCCAGCGATCACCTGAATCTGGTGCAGACCGCCATGCGTCAGCAGGAAAAAATCGAGCGCTATAACGCCGATCTGGAAGAGTTGAGCTATCGCCTCGAAGAACAGAACGAGGTGGTAGAAGAGGCGCGGGAGCAGCAGGCGGAAAACGAAGAACGTGCCGATGCTGCCGAGTTGGAAGTGGATGAACTGAAAAGTCAGCTTGCCGATTACCAGCAGGCGTTGGACGTGCAGCAAACGCGGGCTATTCAGTACCAGCAGGCTCAGCAGGCGTTGGAACGCGCCCGCATGCTGTGCCAATTGCCGGATTTAACGGCAGACAACGCGGATGAGTGGCTGGACAGCTA
This region includes:
- the mukF gene encoding chromosome partition protein MukF, translated to MSDFSQTVPELVAWARKNDFSISLPTERLAFLMAIATLNGERMDGEMSEGELIDAFRHVSQGFAQTNETITVRGNNAINDLVRQRLLNRFTSEQAEGNAIYRLTPLGIGITDYYIRQREFSTLRLSMQLSIVAQELSRAADAAEENGDEFHWHRNVFAPLKYSVAEIFDSIDLSQRVMDEQQQGVKDDIAALLNQDWRAAISSCEQLLTETSSTLRELQDTLEAAGDKLQTSLLSIQDAIMNNPHNLEFVDKLVFDLQNKLDRIVSWGQQTIDLWIGYDRHVHKFIRTAIDMDKNRVFAQRLRQSVQSYFDSPWALTFANADRLLDMRDEELTLRSEEVTGELPPELEYEEFSEMREQLIALVEQALHKYKAQQIPLDLSEVMREYLTQHPRSRHFDVARIVVDQAVRLGVAETDFTGLPALWQAINDYGAKVQAHVIDKY
- the mukE gene encoding chromosome partition protein MukE, producing the protein MSSTNIEQFMPVKLATALSNNLFPALDSQLRAGRHVGIEELENHVFLMDFQDVLEEFYSRYNVELIRAPEGFFYLRPRSTTLIPRSVLSELDMMVGKILCYLYLSPERLAHEGIFSQQELYEELLSLADESKLLKLVNQRSTGSDLDRQKLQEKVRTSLNRLRRLGMIYFMGNDSSKFRITESVFRFGADVRSGDDAREAQLRMIRDGEAMPVEGSLSLKDDSDDNDRTDDTAPETGEDE